cgaatcgaaatcgaatcgaaatcgaatcgaaatcgaatcgaaatcgaatcgaaatcgaatcgaaatcgaatcgaaatcgaatcgaaatcgaatcgaaatcgaatcgaaatcgaatcgaaatcgaatcgaaatcgaatcgaaatcgaatcgaaatcgaatcgaaatcgaatcgaaatcgaatcgaaatcgaatcgaaatcgaaatcgaatcttaACAAACATATATTGAAATGAGTTAGATCAAAATCGAATCAGCATGAAACTCAAAAGTTTATTCTAAGCATTTTTCAGTTTAGATGCCTTTCTGGCGTCTTTATATAAGAAGCAAACCAAATCTACCCACTTTTAAACTTAGTAGTTGCAGAACATGTGTATCGTTTAGCATTTCAAAGTCCGTAAAAGAAACAACAAACACCCATTTGAGCGTTTAGCACTTCCGTCATTGCCGTAGCATCGTTGTACCCAGGGCACCCCCTTGTCTATGACTTCCTTCAGTCAGCTCAACGCGATAGACACCCAGCTTACAACTTTAGACCATTTCGTCCTAATCGTGACGGAGCCAATCTTGTTAACGTCGTACCTCCAAGGTGACGAGGCAGGCAGCGCGGCAGCAGGGCACGAGTGACCCTAAAATAAAAAGGACATCAGCGGGATACCATCCGGTCGACAGGATCCGCTCCGCACTTACAGCGTAGGTTAGGTATGGCACAAGTGCTTCTGTTCTTCTTCGGGGAACCTACCGAGAAGATTGGGCTCATTTCTGCAAGTCACGGGACTTGGGTTCACTTAGCATTTTGAACGACGACGGGAGTAACCGTTCCGAAAGTTTAATCGGGGTTGTTTTCTGGGAATTATTTTGTCGTCGTTTCACTTGCAGCAGCAGTAAAGGTGGCAAACGCACTACATGTTTCCAGCGGTGGAATGAAGAGGACTGGATTGGGGTTTTGGTGGGGGTGCATTAATTAAGCATGGTCAAATGGAGTCCGGGTAGACAGATCTGAGAAACTTGCTTCTTTTAATGGATTTCAGGAGGAGAAACCTTTTTTTCGCATTGGGATTTAACGGGAAAACCAGCATTTGAAATTTTCTCGGAAACTGGAAAAGAAAGCTGTTTATTTTGGGGCGAGAAATGCCCAGCATGGAGCGCCAAGCCTAAAAGGTAAAATCATCCCTCTGGCCTGTCTGGCATCAAACTACCAACCATTTCCCTGCCGGAGTTCGACGGGGACTACAACAACTGGTTAGCTTTCCACGACACGTTCGTCGCTCTAATCCACTCCAACCCCGACGTTCACGACATCCAAAAGTTTCATTACCTCCGTGCTGCTCTGAAAGGAGAGGCAGCACAGCTAATAGAATCCATCGGCATCAGCTCCGCCAATTACCCTATTGCATGGCAAACCCTCGTCTCTCGCTACGCTAACGAATATCTCCTCAAAAAGCGACACCTTCAAGCCCTCCTCGATTGCCCTCGAATGAAAAAGGAATCCGCCGCTGCATTGCATTCCGTCGTCGACGAGTACGAGCGCCACACCAAGACCCTCCGCCAACTTGGTGAACCTATCGATTCCTGGAGCACTATGCTGGAGCATCTTCTTTGCCTCCGACTCGACGACGCGACGCAGAAAGCATGGGAAGATTTCGCTACGACCACCACAAACCCCGACTTCGGTTGTCTCATTGATTTTCTCCACCGTCGCATTCGTGTACTAGAATCAATGTCTGTTAATCACCAAGCACAGCCAACATCCAACCAACAACCACCAATGTTTCGACGCCCACCGTTCCACAAAACCGTTTCCCATGCTGTAACTGAAGCCACACCACGAAAATGCCACTCTTGCGATCAACATCATCCTCTCTTCCAATGCCCACGATTCGAAAGAATGTCCGTCGCCGATCGTCTGAAAGTCGTCAATGACCAACATCTCTGCCACAATTGTTTTCGTCAAGACCACCTCGCTCGCAATTGTCAATCAAAATTCTCGTGTCGTCACTGCCGAAAACGACACCATTCATTGCTCCACCCAGGCTACCACCCACTCGAAACCGAACAATCATCCACCACCGTTCGCCCATTAACGTACACACCGAAGCCCATCGTCAAACAAGATGCAGCACCCAACCGACGACCACCCACTTCCACGAATGCTGTCAGTGAACAGACGTCCAACTCCTCGCAAACATCGAACGCCAATGTTTTGCTTTCGACAGTCGTGTTGATGGTCCTCGATTGTAATGGTCAAGCTCACCCTGCACGAGCTCTGCTGGATAATGGATCGCAATCCAACATCATCAGCGATCGGCTATGCCAGCTCCTCCGTCTCAAGCGAAACAAGATTAACATCCCAGTGTTCGGTGTCGGCGAGTCCTCCTCCAGTGTCAACCACTCGGTCAGTGCTACCATCAGGTCGAGAACCTCCGATTTCGAGATTGGTTTGGACTTCCTCGTCATGCCCCGTATAACGATCGATTTGCCCGTTGTTTCCTCTCCTTCCAATGACTGGCATGCCCCGAAAGATCTTCCGTTGGCCGACCCTACCTTCAATAAGACCGGTGCCATCGACATGTTGCTCGGAGCGGAACACTTTTTTACATACGTGAACCCTGGTACCCGGATCGTGGAAGGCGAAAACCCGATCCTCATCAAGAGCGTTTTCGGCTGGATTGTCACCGGTAGGAACCAAACGCCGCTGCAATCGCCCCCCGAAGCATGCCATGTCTCGCTTTCCGATCCTCTCCATGAGGCCATGGAACGCTTTTGGCTTCTCGAAGAGCTAGAAAACCGTCCAAACTACTCGGTTGAAGAACAGCAATGCGAGTCCCACTACATTTCCAATGTCTCACGTACACCGGAGGGAAGATATATCGTCCGTTTGCCCCGTCATCCAAATTTCGATCACATGCTCGGTGAGTCGAAGTCTGCTGCACTGCGTCGGTTCTATTCCCTGGAGAGACGGCTGAGCAGGGAACCTCATTTAATGGAAGAGTACCACTCTTTCCTATCCGAATATCTTTCGCTTGGCCACATGCGAGTTGTTTCACCGAACGAAGAGGAACCGCAGCAGGTGCATTATTTGCCCCACCACGCCGTACTGAAAGAGGCCAGTACAACCACAAAAGTACGTGTTGTCTTTGACGGATCCGCGAAAACCTCCACCGGATATTCCCTCAACGACGCCCTCCAAGTCGGTCCAATTGTCCAGGACGAGCTACTGACGCTAGTCCTCCGATTCCGCAAGTATCCAATAGCCCTCGTAGCGGACATCGCGAAAATGTATGGCCAGGTGTTACTCCATCCCGACGACACATCACTACAGCGCATTCTCTGGCGATTCCATCCAGACGACCCGATTAACACGTACGAATTGTCTACGGTTACCTATGGGCTAGCACCGTCATCATTCCTTGCCACTCGAACCCTGCAACAGCTCGCTGCCGACGAAGGAGATGCCTACCCGCACGGAGCCCCCGCTTTGAAGAAGGGATTCTATGTGGACGATTATATAGGGGGAGCGGATACAGAGGAAGAGGCAATCGAAACACGGGAGGAACTTGACGAACTGCTGGCCAAAGGAGGATTCCAATTGAGGAAATGGGCATCCAACAGCGAAAAGGTCCTGGAAGGACTCGACCCATCGACCCGAATTGCAACCCAACCAACGATGAAATTTGACCACGAAGAGCCCATCAAAGCGCTCGGGATCTGTTGGGAGCCCAGGACGGACCTGCTGAGATTCGACTCGACCCCTACTGTCGGAAATGGTCCACCAACTAAACGTTCTATTCTGTCTGCCGTTTCAAAACACTTCGATCCCCTAGGTATCACCGCCCCAGTCATCATACGAGCAAAAATGTTATTGCAGGAGCTCTGGCTGCAGCCTTGCGGGTGGGATGAAGAGGTATCCGACGCTATTCAAGACAAGTGGAACAGCTATTGCACCGACCTACCGAAGATTGTCTCCTACCGTGTTGAACGATATGCATTTCTGCCGAATTCCTACGTTCAGCTGCACACATTTGCGGATGCATCCCAGCAAGCATACGGCGCTTGCATTTATGCCCGTTCCACAGACGTCGAAGGTGCCGTAAAAGTCCGATTGATCGCTTCCAAATCGAAGGTAGCCCCCCTCAAGCGAGTTTCCATTCCCCGTCTGGAGCTATCTGCTGCAGTGCTGGCTGCGCGGTTGCATAAGCGAGTTTCCGAAGCATTGGATATGCCTATCACTGCTTCCCATTTTTGGTCCGATTCCACCGTCACACTTGAGTGGCTTCGATCGCCTCCATACACTTGGAGCACCTTCATCGCGAATAGGGTTTCTGAAATCCAAACCACAACACAGGGATCCTATTGGCACCATATCGCAGGGAGAGAGAATCCAGCGGACCTAGTCAGCAGAGGAATGACCGTCGAAAAATTCCTGTCCAGCAACTTGTGGCACCATGGGCCAGCCTGGCTAACAGCACCTGAAACGGAGTGGCCAATTAGTACCCAGCAGCAGAAAACACCCGAAGAAATCCAGGAGCGACGGAGAATGGTGGCGGCTGTCCAAAATAAGCCCGAAGTGAATGGCATGTTTGACACATCGCTGTGCTATAATCGTTTGACACGAGTGACAGCATACTGTCTGCGCTTCATCCAGGCTTGTCGTAGTGGTCGTCGTCGAACTACATCGTCACCATGTCCCGAGTTGGATGTGATAACAAATGCAATCACCGTTGAGGAGATGTCGGCAGCCCGTATGAAACTAATCAAGCTAGCCCAAGCAGACGTTTTTGCAGAGGAGATTAGGTACTTGGGGAAGGGAAAAGCGGTTTCCAAGCATTCGAGCCTACGTCTTCTGAGCCCTTTCATCGACGATTCGGGAATATTGAGAGTTGGGGGTAGATTGCGTTTGTCAGATCAGCCTTATATAACCAAACATCCCATCCtccttcccaattcccatccattAACACGGTCAATCGCCATGCACTACCATCTGAGGCTACTCCACGGTGGCGGCCGTGTGACCCTAGCGGCCATTCGCCAAGAATTTTGGCCGATACAAGGAAGGCGATTGGTCAACCACATCGTACGGAATTGCTTCCGTTGCTCTAGAGCCTCACCCGTTCCCGCCAAACAACAAACTGGACAATTGCCACTGCAGAGAATTATCCCGAGCCGTCCTTTTTCTGTCACTGGAGTAGATTTTGCCGGTCCGGTCTACATGAAAGCAATCCACAAACGCGCCTCACCAACCAAGGCCTACATCAGCGTCTTCGTTTGCTTCGTCACGAAAGCTGTGCACCTAGAGCTGGTGAGCGACCTCTCCACACCAGCATTTCTCAACGCGCTACGAAGGTTCATCGCTCGTCGCGGGTGCCCCACACACATACACTCCGACAACAACGGAAAGAATTTCGAGGGAGCCCGCAACGCACTACACGAATTGTACCAAATGTTACAACGAGAGAAGGCATCCGGATTCATTGCCACACACTGCTCAAGCCAGGGAATTCAGTGGCATATGACTCCACCGAAGGCCCCACAATTTGGCGGCCTGTGGGAAGCTGCCGTCAAGGTGGCCAAGAAGCATATGTACCGTCAGCTAGGAAATGCGAAGCTGTCTTTCGAGGATATGTCGACGGTATTGGCGCAGATAGAAGGCGCCATGAATTCTCGTCCCTTGACACCACTCACAGAGGATCCCAATGATTTAGCCGTTCTGACACCAGCCCACTTTCTCATCGGAACTACACAGTCTGCTCTCCCCGATGCCGAAGTATGCCAGGTTCCGATCAACCGCCTCGACCACTATCGAGCCCTGCAACACCGAGTTCAACAATTTTGGCATCAGTGGCAGACCGAATATTTGCAGGAACTGCAAAAGGAAAATAGAATCAACGCTCCCAATACAGCAATTCAGCCCGGCAGGATGGTTGTCGTCGTTGATGAATTCCTAGCTCCCGTCAAGTGGCCTCTAGCGAGAATTGTCAACACCATCGAAGGACCAGACGGGCTCATCCGAGTCGTTGACCTGCACACCACCAAAGGAATCATTCGCCGTCCGGTCACGAAGATCTGTTTGCTGCCTTTTGAATCAGGAACTCAATGAAGAATC
This is a stretch of genomic DNA from Aedes albopictus strain Foshan unplaced genomic scaffold, AalbF5 HiC_scaffold_14, whole genome shotgun sequence. It encodes these proteins:
- the LOC134284451 gene encoding uncharacterized protein LOC134284451, producing MDKPGTPMRQGDVFGKASELFLAAELLTSCKKMHMQFDGDYNNWLAFHDTFVALIHSNPDVHDIQKFHYLRAALKGEAAQLIESIGISSANYPIAWQTLVSRYANEYLLKKRHLQALLDCPRMKKESAAALHSVVDEYERHTKTLRQLGEPIDSWSTMLEHLLCLRLDDATQKAWEDFATTTTNPDFGCLIDFLHRRIRVLESMSVNHQAQPTSNQQPPMFRRPPFHKTVSHAVTEATPRKCHSCDQHHPLFQCPRFERMSVADRLKVVNDQHLCHNCFRQDHLARNCQSKFSCRHCRKRHHSLLHPGYHPLETEQSSTTVRPLTYTPKPIVKQDAAPNRRPPTSTNAVSEQTSNSSQTSNANVLLSTVVLMVLDCNGQAHPARALLDNGSQSNIISDRLCQLLRLKRNKINIPVFGVGESSSSVNHSVSATIRSRTSDFEIGLDFLVMPRITIDLPVVSSPSNDWHAPKDLPLADPTFNKTGAIDMLLGAEHFFTYVNPGTRIVEGENPILIKSVFGWIVTGRNQTPLQSPPEACHVSLSDPLHEAMERFWLLEELENRPNYSVEEQQCESHYISNVSRTPEGRYIVRLPRHPNFDHMLGESKSAALRRFYSLERRLSREPHLMEEYHSFLSEYLSLGHMRVVSPNEEEPQQVHYLPHHAVLKEASTTTKVRVVFDGSAKTSTGYSLNDALQVGPIVQDELLTLVLRFRKYPIALVADIAKMYGQVLLHPDDTSLQRILWRFHPDDPINTYELSTVTYGLAPSSFLATRTLQQLAADEGDAYPHGAPALKKGFYVDDYIGGADTEEEAIETREELDELLAKGGFQLRKWASNSEKVLEGLDPSTRIATQPTMKFDHEEPIKALGICWEPRTDLLRFDSTPTVGNGPPTKRSILSAVSKHFDPLGITAPVIIRAKMLLQELWLQPCGWDEEVSDAIQDKWNSYCTDLPKIVSYRVERYAFLPNSYVQLHTFADASQQAYGACIYARSTDVEGAVKVRLIASKSKVAPLKRVSIPRLELSAAVLAARLHKRVSEALDMPITASHFWSDSTVTLEWLRSPPYTWSTFIANRVSEIQTTTQGSYWHHIAGRENPADLVSRGMTVEKFLSSNLWHHGPAWLTAPETEWPISTQQQKTPEEIQERRRMVAAVQNKPEVNGMFDTSLCYNRLTRVTAYCLRFIQACRSGRRRTTSSPCPELDVITNAITVEEMSAARMKLIKLAQADVFAEEIRYLGKGKAVSKHSSLRLLSPFIDDSGILRVGGRLRLSDQPYITKHPILLPNSHPLTRSIAMHYHLRLLHGGGRVTLAAIRQEFWPIQGRRLVNHIVRNCFRCSRASPVPAKQQTGQLPLQRIIPSRPFSVTGVDFAGPVYMKAIHKRASPTKAYISVFVCFVTKAVHLELVSDLSTPAFLNALRRFIARRGCPTHIHSDNNGKNFEGARNALHELYQMLQREKASGFIATHCSSQGIQWHMTPPKAPQFGGLWEAAVKVAKKHMYRQLGNAKLSFEDMSTVLAQIEGAMNSRPLTPLTEDPNDLAVLTPAHFLIGTTQSALPDAEVCQVPINRLDHYRALQHRVQQFWHQWQTEYLQELQKENRINAPNTAIQPGRMVVVVDEFLAPVKWPLARIVNTIEGPDGLIRVVDLHTTKGIIRRPVTKICLLPFESGTQ